The following coding sequences lie in one Chanos chanos chromosome 4, fChaCha1.1, whole genome shotgun sequence genomic window:
- the sos1 gene encoding son of sevenless homolog 1 isoform X3: MQAAQFQYDFFSEENAPKWRGLLVPSLNKVLNQVHPKLSSQEEALQYIEELILLLLSMLCQAQPRTVQDVAERVQKSFPHPIDKWAIADAQAAIEKRKRRNPLALPVDKIHPLLKEVLGYKIDHQVSVYIVAVLEYISADILKLAGNYVRNIRHYEISQQDITVAMCADKVLMDMFHQDEEDISVFPAMDEESLASEEQTYYDLVKAFMAEVRQYLRDLNLIIKVFREPFASNAMLFSHHDVENIFSRIDDIHEVTLKLLGLIEDTVEMTDEGSPHPLVGSCFEDLAEELAFDPYETYAQDILRSGFHDHFLSQLSKPGAAIYLQSICEGFKEAVQYVLPRLLLTPVYHCLHHFEILKQLEEKSEDEEDKECLKQAITALLNLQSSMERICSKSLAKRRLSESACRFYSQQMKGKHLAIKKMNEIQKNIDGWEGKDIGQCCNEFIMEGTLTRVGAKHERHIFLFDGLMICCKSNHGQPRLPGASAAEYRLKEKFFMRKVQINDKDDKEGEYRHAFEIILKDGNSVVFAAKSAEEKNNWMAALISLQYRSTLERMLDSAMLQEEKEEQMRLPCADVYRFAEPDSEENVVFEENVQSKSGIPIIKAGTVLKLIERLTFHMYADPNFVRTFLTTYRSFCKPQELLDLLIERFDIPEPKPTEADQMAMENGDQPLSAELKRFRKEFVQPVQLRVLNVCRHWVEHHFYDFERDAQLLRRLEEFIGMVRGKAMRKWVESITKIIQRKKQAQANGPSHNITFESSPPPIEWHISKPGQIDQFDLMTLHPIEIARQLTLLESDLYRAVQPSELVGSVWTKEDKELNSPNLLRMIRHTTNLTLWFEKCIVETENLEERAAVVARIIEILQVFQELNNFNGVLEVVSAMNSSPVYRLDHTFEQIPSRQKKILEEAHELSEDHYKKYLAKLRSINPPCVPFFGIYLTNILKTEEGNPDFLKRHGKELINFSKRRKVAEITGEIQQYQNQPYCLRVENDIRKFFENLNPMEDMMEKEFADYLFNKSLEIEPRNARSLPRFPKKYSCPLKSPGVRPSSVRPGTMRHPTPLQNEPRKISYSRIPDSETESAASAPNSPRTPLTPPPASAASSSTDICSVFDSPQGPSSPFHSRSSSVSSMMSFHRSAEDAPVPPPVPPRRRPESAPAESSPSKMMSKHLDSPPAIPPRQPTTKVYSPRYSLSDRTSVSDPPDSPPTLPPREPVRTPDVFSSSPLHLQPPPQGRRSELSQTFFPPSPFSPLPPQTPSPLGPRKHLPSPPLPLDCEPLSGATGPPVPPRQSTSQTIPKLPPKTYKREPAHPSMQQDGPPLLENANPS; encoded by the exons GTGCTCAACCAGGTACATCCGAAGCTGTCGTCTCAGGAAGAGGCTCTGCAGTACATCGAGGAGCTGATTCTACTGCTGCTCAGCATGCTGTGTCAGGCTCAGCCTCGCACCGTGCAGGATGTGGCA GAACGGGTACAGAAGAGTTTTCCCCACCCCATTGATAAATGGGCTATTGCTGATGCTCAGGCAGCCatagagaagaggaagaggaggaatcCTTTGGCTTTGCCCGTGGATAAGATCCACCCTCTCCTGAAG GAGGTCCTAGGGTACAAGATAGACCATCAGGTGTCTGTGTATATAGTGGCAGTGCTGGAATACATCTCTGCAGACATCCTGAAACTGGCTGGTAACTACGTCCGAAACATCAGGCACTATGAAATCTCTCAACAGGACATCACTGTGGCCATGTGTGCTGACAAG GTGCTGATGGACATGTTTCATCAGGATGAGGAGGACATAAGCGTTTTTCCCGCCATGGATGAGGAGTCCTTGGCATCTGAGGAACAGACATACTATGACCTAGTCAAGGCTTTTATGGCAGAGGTTCGACAATACCTACGAGACCTCAACCTCATCATCAAAGTGTTCCGCGAGCCCTTTGCCTCCAATGCCATGCTCTTCTCCCACCAT GATGTGGAGAATATCTTCAGTCGAATAGATGACATCCATGAGGTAACTCTGAAATTACTTGGATTGATAGAGGACACTGTGGAGATGACAGATGAGGGCAGTCCACACCCCTTGGTGGGAAGCTGCTTTGAGGACCTTGCTGAG GAGCTGGCCTTTGACCCTTACGAGACGTACGCTCAGGACATCCTGCGGTCTGGCTTCCACGACCACTTCCTGAGCCAGCTCTCCAAACCAGGAGCCGCCATCTACCtccag TCAATATGTGAGGGCTTTAAAGAGGCTGTGCAGTATGTCTTACCACGACTGCTCCTCACCCCTGTGTACCACTGTCTTCACCACTTTGAAATTTTAAAG CaactggaggagaagagtgaggatgaggaggataaGGAGTGTCTGAAGCAGGCGATCACGGCATTGCTCAACCTCCAGAGCAGTATGGAAAGGATTTGCTCCAAAAGCCTAGCCAAGAGGAGGCTCAG CGAGTCGGCCTGCCGCTTCTACAGCCAGCAGATGAAGGGCAAGCACCTGGCCATCAAGAAGATGAACGAGATCCAGAAGAACATAGACGGCTGGGAGGGCAAGGACATCGGGCAGTGCTGCAACGAGTTCATCATGGAGGGCACGTTGACACGCGTCGGCGCCAAACACGAGCGGCACATCTTCCTATTCGACGGCCTGATGATCTGCTGCAAGTCCAATCACGGCCAGCCACGCCTGCCGGGGGCTAGCGCCGCAGAGTACAGACTCAAGGAAAAGTTCTTCATGCGCAAG GTTCAGATAAACGACAAAGACGATAAGGAGGGCGAATATCGTCATGCCTTTGAAATCATCCTCAAGGATGGAAACAGCGTGGTGTTTGCTGCCAAGTCGGCCGAGGAGAAGAACAATTGGATGGCGGCATTGATCTCACTGCAGTATCGCTCCACTTTGGAACGCATGCTGGACTCGGCCATGctgcaggaggagaaggaggagcagATGCGTCTGCCCTGCGCAGACGTCTACCGTTTCGCCGAGCCAGACTCTGAAGAGAACGTGGTGTTTGAGGAAAACGTGCAATCCAAGTCTGGAATTCCCATCATTAAGGCTGGGACTGTGCTGAAACTCATCGAAAGGCTTACCTTCCATATGTATGCAG ATCCAAATTTTGTCAGGACCTTCCTCACCACCTACAGGTCTTTCTGCAAACCCCAGGAGCTCTTGGACCTGTTGATTGAAAG ATTTGATATTCCAGAGCCTAAACCCACCGAGGCAGATCAAATGGCTATGGAGAATGGAGACCAACCCCTCAGTGCAGAACTCAAGCGCTTCAGAAAGGAATTTGTCCAGCCTGTACAGCTTag GGTGTTGAATGTATGTAGGCACTGGGTGGAACACCACTTCTATGACTTTGAGAGAGATGCACAGCTGCTCCGGCGACTGGAGGAGTTCATTGGCATGGTCCGAG GTAAAGCCATGAGAAAATGGGTAGAATCCATCACTAAGATCATACAAAGGAAGAAACAGGCGCAAGCCAATGGCCCAAGCCACAACATCACCTTTGAGAGCTCTCCACCCCCTATAGAGTGGCACATCAGCAAGCCCGGCCAGATCGACCAGTTCGACCTTATGACCCTTCACCCCATCGAGATTGCTCGACAGCTTACACTTCTGGAGTCCGATTTATACAG GGCGGTCCAGCCATCAGAGTTGGTGGGCAGTGTTTGGACAAAAGAGGACAAAGAGCTGAACTCTCCCAACCTGCTTCGAATGATCCGCCACACTACCAACCTCACCCTCTGGTTCGAAAA GTGCATTGTGGAAACAGAGAACCTGGAGGAAAGAGCAGCAGTGGTAGCACGTATTATTGAGATCCTGCAGGTCTTTCAGGAGCTCAACAACTTTAACGGTGTCCTAGAGGTGGTCAGCGCTATGAATTCTTCCCCTGTGTACAGACTGGACCACACCTTTGAG CAAATTCCAAGCAGACAGAAGAAGATCCTGGAGGAGGCACATGAGCTCAGTGAGGACCATTACAAGAAGTATCTGGCCAAACTCAGATCCATCAATCCCCCTTGTGTGCCCTTCTTTG ggaTATACTTAACAAATATTCTTAAAACGGAGGAAGGAAACCCCGACTTTTTGAAGAGACACGGCAAGGAACTGATTAACTTCAGCAAGAGGCGAAAAGTGGCAGAGATCACAGGGGAGATCCAGCAGTACCAGAACCAGCCGTACTGCCTACGGGTGGAGAACGACATTCGG AAGTTCTTTGAAAACCTAAATCCCATGGAGGATATGATGGAGAAGGAGTTTGCCGACTACTTATTCAACAAGTCTCTGGAAATAGAGCCCCGTAACGCTAGATCGTTGCCTCGATTT CCTAAGAAGTACAGCTGCCCGCTCAAGTCCCCGGGCGTCCGACCATCTTCGGTGCGACCGGGCACCATGCGTCACCCGACCCCCCTGCAAAACGAACCGCGCAAGATCAGCTACAGCCGCATTCCCGACAGCGAGACGGAGAGCGCCGCCTCCGCCCCCAATTCACCGCGCAcgcccctcaccccaccccccgcctcCGCTGCTTCCAGCTCCACTGAcatctgcagtgtgtttgactCACCTCAGGGCCCCTCCAGTCCCTTCCACTCCA GATCCTCTTCGGTGTCATCCATGATGAGTTTCCACAGGAGTGCTGAAGATGCCCCTGTACCACCCCCTGTACCCCCTCGCAGACGCCCTGAATCAGCTCCTGCTGAGTCCTCACCTTctaag ATGATGTCAAAGCACTTGGACAGCCCCCCGGCCATTCCACCTCGGCAACCGACCACCAAGGTCTACTCACCGCGCTACTCTCTATCAGACCGCACCTCAGTGTCAGATCCTCCAGACAGCCCTCCTACTCTTCCCCCGCGGGAGCCCGTGAGAACGCCGGACGTCTTCTCCAGCTCTCCCCTGCACCTGCAACCGCCCCCCCAGGGTCGCCGAAGTGAATTGAGCCAGACCTTCTTCCCCCCTTCACCCTTCAGCCCGCTCCCCCCTCAGACACCCTCCCCGCTCGGGCCTCGTAAGCATCTGCCCTCCCCTCCGCTGCCTCTGGACTGTGAGCCACTGTCGGGGGCCACCGGCCCCCCGGTTCCACCCCGGCAGAGCACTTCCCAAACTATCCCCAAACTGCCCCCTAAAACCTATAAAAGGGAGCCGGCACACCCCTCCATGCAACAAGACGGCCCACCACTCCTGGAGAACGCCAACCCTTCCTAA